One Helianthus annuus cultivar XRQ/B chromosome 12, HanXRQr2.0-SUNRISE, whole genome shotgun sequence genomic region harbors:
- the LOC110893408 gene encoding uncharacterized protein LOC110893408, which produces MESKFSDIYSNGSWRWPVAWRDTFPVLIQLDQLIFDSNKEDKLLWRSGDQFRDFSSAGVWESIRHRHLDVQWCPIVWFSQCIPRHAFLMWLIMRRKLLTQDKILKWDFSRRKNMNMMCCLLCYADHDSHNHLFFECNFSSRVWQGVRHKVGMDSVNAKWVDIVDWLLVRSKSKSIDNYVARLLVAASAYFIWQERNARMFKNQLRPSETISALIIQQVRYKLMGAKLKDCANVRRLLGDWEIVTSELANGDG; this is translated from the coding sequence ATGGAGTCTAAATTTTCTGATATTTATTCTAATGGTTCTTGGAGATGGCCAGTTGCGTGGAGAGACACTTTTCCTGTTCTTATCCAACTTGATCAGCTGATATTTGACTCGAACAAGGAAGATAAACTTTTGTGGCGTTCAGGTGATCAATTTCGTGACTTCTCTTCGGCTGGGGTTTGGGAGTCTATCAGGCACCGTCATTTGGATGTTCAGTGGTGCCCTATTGTTTGGTTCTCGCAGTGCATTCCGCGACATGCGTTTTTAATGTGGTTAATCATGAGGCGAAAGCTGCTTACCCAGGATAAGATTCTGAAGTGGGATTTTTCGCGGCGTAAGAATATGAATATGATGTGTTGCCTGCTATGTTATGCTGATCATGATTCTCATAATCATTTGTTCTTTGAATGCAATTTCTCCTCTCGAGTTTGGCAGGGGGTTAGACATAAAGTGGGAATGGATTCAGTCAATGCGAAGTGGGTGGATATTGTTGATTGGCTTCTAGTGCGGTCCAAGTCCAAATCTATAGACAACTATGTTGCTAGATTACTAGTTGCGGCCAGTGCTTATTTCATATGGCAGGAGAGGAATGCGAGAATGTTCAAGAACCAATTGAGACCTTCTGAAACTATAAGTGCTCTCATTATCCAACAGGTTCGGTACAAACTAATGGGTGCGAAGCTTAAAGACTGTGCGAATGTGAGAAGGCTGCTAGGCGATTGGGAGATTGTTACCTCTGAGCTCGCAAATGGTGATGGTTGA